A single window of Archangium gephyra DNA harbors:
- a CDS encoding ferritin → MAGPPDNDLSTDVALVRQVLARELETINEYEAHARAASTPELRDFFLHLAAEEKEHVAEAVHMLRLLDAGQEAHFAKPVTTGHFQGAIEGKPAPAPARAPASAPAAAAPSPAAPSEPASRGPARGGRNANGQAEPPPGLVQPERVLYGVPAPPPSPGVQPLTVGSLRRSR, encoded by the coding sequence ATGGCCGGTCCCCCAGATAACGACCTTTCGACCGATGTGGCGCTCGTCCGCCAGGTCCTGGCGCGCGAACTGGAGACCATCAACGAGTACGAGGCCCATGCGCGCGCTGCCTCCACCCCGGAGCTGCGCGACTTCTTCCTGCACCTGGCCGCCGAGGAGAAGGAGCACGTGGCCGAGGCCGTCCACATGCTGCGTCTCCTCGACGCGGGGCAGGAGGCGCACTTCGCCAAGCCCGTCACCACGGGCCACTTCCAGGGCGCCATCGAGGGCAAGCCTGCCCCTGCCCCCGCTCGTGCCCCGGCCTCCGCGCCCGCCGCGGCGGCGCCGTCTCCGGCCGCTCCGTCCGAGCCCGCTTCCCGGGGCCCGGCCCGTGGCGGACGCAATGCCAATGGCCAGGCCGAGCCGCCTCCTGGCCTCGTTCAACCCGAGCGCGTCCTGTATGGCGTGCCCGCCCCGCCGCCCAGCCCGGGCGTCCAACCCTTGACCGTCGGCTCGCTGCGGCGCAGCCGCTGA